The segment TTTTTCGCGGGGTTATTGGCTAAATTTGAACAGTGGTGCGATCGCCAAGAAGTCGCCCAGGGTTATGTGTTTGAACCCCAACGTAAAGCAGCGATCGGCTATTTTAAACTAACTTTGTCTAAAGAAGGTTTACAGCCCCATCAAGCCCAATTAACGGTTCATCCAGCCTATACTTGGCTCTATCCTAAATTATTAGCTAAGATGGCGCAAATAGTCCAGAATTTCCCCCCCCAACGCTTAGAGTTAGTTTCGGCTGACTATCAGCATGAACGGGAAGAATATCTCGAAAAATTAGGCGCAGAACGGGTAGAACATACGCTATTAATGTCCCGTTCCGTATGGCATAAACTCAAAGAAACGAAACCTGAAGGATTACATCTGTCGGAGATGCTCAAAGGATTACAAGCGGTTCCTCGTACGCCTATTCCCAGTCGGATGTCTTGGTTAAAAGTTCCCTTAAATCCCTCAGACAACCCTAAACCCAATAACAATAAATCCAAGTCAGGGGAATCGGCTGAAACAAGGGATCATGAAACCTAAGTAATCGAAAAAATTGTCATTATTAGCAATAATGGAGCGAATTTCAGCCCTAGGGTTAGACATTGGAAAAAAGCGCATTGGAGTAGCCGGGTGCGACGGGACAGGCTTGATTGCTACGGGGTTAACCACGATTGAGCGTACCTCATTTCAGTCGGATGTGGAACAATTACACCAATGGGTTAAGGAACGAGAAGCCCAAATTTTAGTCGTCGGACTTCCCTATTCCATGGATGGTTCATTGGGATTTCAAGCCAAACAAGTCCAAAAGTTTACCCGACGTATTTCTCACGTTTTACAATTACCCGTGGAATATGTGGATGAACGCTTAACATCGGTTGAAGCGGAAGCTCAATTAAAGTCTCAAAAACGCTTTTCGACTTGGGATAAAGGGGCAATTGATCGTCAGGCTGCCACGATTATTTTACAACAATGGTTAGATTCCCGCCGCTAGTTTTAATCAGGAGAAATCTGATAATTTAGGAATAACCGTTAAGCTGCTGAAAGTAATTTATTAAGGGTATTGATTCGAGAAAAAACTGACTCATCTTTACGATAAAAAAGAAGATGATTAAAATCAGCAATATCTTGAGCGATTTTTACGGATTCATCATCAATTAACTGATTTTGTTTTAACCATTGAGTGACTTTTACCCAACTCCAAAGTAATGACTTATTAGACATTCCAGAAATGGGTAAAGGAAACTCTCCTTTCCCTCTTTCCCCTTGGATTAAAAGCCGAATATATTCTCGACTTTTGTTGATTCTTCGTGCAATTTCTGATGCTGTTACTAAATCATCAGGTTCAATTCTTTCGACTCTAATTACATCATTAATGGTTTCTATTTGATGGATAGCAGAAATAACAGCTTCTCGAAAGGAAGTTGCTTCTCGATCAAATTCAAGATAGGGAATTAAATTATGAAAGCATAAAGTA is part of the Rippkaea orientalis PCC 8801 genome and harbors:
- the ruvX gene encoding Holliday junction resolvase RuvX translates to MERISALGLDIGKKRIGVAGCDGTGLIATGLTTIERTSFQSDVEQLHQWVKEREAQILVVGLPYSMDGSLGFQAKQVQKFTRRISHVLQLPVEYVDERLTSVEAEAQLKSQKRFSTWDKGAIDRQAATIILQQWLDSRR